The following coding sequences lie in one Pseudomonas sp. SL4(2022) genomic window:
- a CDS encoding hemagglutinin repeat-containing protein, which produces MDVRAPFFQNMACVLIGVMFLNPIVTTAAELALDAQAGSNAAVTQAANGVPMVNIATPNGSGLSHNKFTDFNVSQQGLILNNSAQAVVQTQLGGYVMGNPNLGGPNLTGGAANVILNEVNGGSPSQLRGYTEVAGKSAAVIVANPHGISCDGCGFINTPRATLTTGKPIVENGKLDRFDVEGGQIRIEGDGLNARNVSQFDLITRSAQINAELHANQLNVITGRNDVDAANLTATAKADDGSAKPQLAIDSSALGGMYAGAIRLVGTEAGVGVKLAGDMAASAGDIQIDANGQLSMARTAASRDLQLKAENIELNADTFAGRNAVVDVSGQTRVKESLAATQQLTVKGGELLNQGVVEAGVRADGSLNNTATLSLQTHTVKNPGTITSHGSLNADVQTLDNRAGKLLSAGDATLKAQTLENSAGRIVAQKNLELSGHQLNNQSGEVLAKQAIKVTAANLANQNGTVSANGAITVELTGALDNTSGLVEAGSTLVVSADSLSNSNGGLRALGNSGSSVFAIGTLFDNHTGKVEIGNSALRLHAARFEQSSAGRLLALGSLEAKGADWRNEGEVNTQAARLELTGSYRGNGSLLSEQDLFITTDSLELGNGAQLRTRGQAHLQLSGELRSRGIITATQGLTLAASKVHNLGTLGSAGAVRVDTQALANENGLLFSGADMQLRSKALTNRFGDIYSLGSLDFALDDQHRRAELLENISGTIESAADMRLAVDSLVNRKDKLVFQQRLVSGQITLTSTDNCKGKHCEASYYVNETFGPHITEDSASASLTAGGALRFTGGTFDNRYSSVSAGNDIVINTERFSNTGVGGGELRYASYHVYTKSDSAYWTFINNMGAYNAYNDPASASYNPGYLSFSGIALGAQTGGSVTATSGGVVAPAVVQAGGNVNIVGLQTIENALVRAGEATQPGVSRVADTQLGTTPPPTLNQQLPPELAQQTVDPLALPGFSLPQGNNGLFSLSQNPEHPYLIETNPAFASLSSFLNSGYLLNAVGYNPDQTQRRLGDGLYEQRLIQQAIVARTGKRFLAGLNSNEAQFKYLMDNAIASKQALNLAPGIALTAEQVAALTHDIVWMQEQVVNGQKVLVPVLYMAQANDRLAPTGALIQGQDVALISGGNLNNSGTLRASKNLSVTANNIGNNGLIQAGERLSLLATDSIRNAQGGIINGKNVTLVTEQGDIRNERSIGTSAGRDGGFSWSQSVADNAARIEAGNNLTLSAGRDLRNIGGVLQAGGDAQLRAGRDLLITAATEVDTTQAQYKKARTSSQTITQHGSEVNIGGDLTAEAGQDLEVIASEVKAGGDIDVLAGGGVLIGAAANESSSEYHYKSSKKKIHKEDASVRQQGSEIEAGGNFTSVSGNDTILVGSQIHAGEEAYLYARGNIELDAAQNSDYSYFYKKKKGGMFSSSKLQMSESSNSQSVSSYITSGSDLTLHANKDIAARGAQLISDSDIYLNAGGDVVLDAAQNSSSQANAKVKSGLFSSKAKTSSSEASTLTGTRLDGQNIVIDASDDIVLRAAGLRADDAIILDAGRDISVGTAVASQQSSQASKSSSLKWHIFDSLATNGSLTLEQKSKGAQSSSSQEVGSTLSGATIDVTSGRDTAIRGSTLVADSDINVAAGRNLLITSGEAKDDSRARSSSKKSGEIGDWWQGATGVVSIKQSSQNSTTQQLGSQIASLGGDVELKAGEAYRQQASQVIAPQGDVSITAKRVDIEAGYDLLSSSQKQSSNRTAVGGTVSVPLIEAVQGAQRMINAAGDTKDTRLTALAAANTAMSGYQAYQSAQTLATGDFTGVKISVNLSNSQSKSGGTQSGQNVVASSVAAGRDVSIKATGDGDASNLNVVGSTIDAGRNVALDADGNINLVSAQNTASQEGKNSNSGWSAGVGFGVGQQNGFTLELAANKGKGSSEGEAITHANTLVTAGEKVALNSGGDTNLKGAVVTAKQVTAEVGGDLNLVSQQDIDDYKSKQQNAGVGLSLCIPPFCAGVSTVSGSFSQQKINSEYASVGQQTGIKAGDGGFQINVGGNTDLQGAIIASNDKALEDGKNSLTTATLTHSDIENKAEYKGSSISLSGSYSTAARDKAGNVITDKDGKPVQEAAANAGTPIALSASGKDKSTTQSGISAGAITITDAAKQQELTGQTAEQAVAGVNRDVSSDRDGSNTLKPIFDRKEIEAGFEITEQFVRNVGTLLEAKAREADSKKAYAEKIEAQANDVSNGLTTEQRLSLLGQAQILRDEAKSINDNWGAGGTYRQIATALTAAAGGQVNAGTSQFAQNMVVNYLQQQGAGYIGKLVENGSLTEGSPLHAALHAIVGCGAAAASQQSCSAGAMGAAASSVLTGVFAEARPDESSEQREAKRNLLLSIVTGIAAATDPDSAATANNAATANVDNNWLATQQKVQRNKELAEAETLAEQLNIHAKWLKTSLDQDLSTGGGIAKGLKDGLAGSGLDTLNTVARFSAFPGESLDEISEVISAPAIKQLLGAKYDEMQQSIEKAKVALEVGGLDHAEQLGMQIGRIISVAITLVVAVEADAVKAAGQAAKFGVAVTKEQAGALMAGSSGKLAAQLATIEKYGFDGDVPLVPKEVGGPKATGAVDVPATSSIARDGLRNDLAVQAGIPRSLDKVWGSSIDDLVQAYKMDGAKLVPKPPKPGTSGNAQAFTVEGHPAIKEVQYHSGGGRHDAEYYKFTYKDGTEVRVIDSSAGFKPGTITKYQQYYDKQGNRLKYEAGQWKAWR; this is translated from the coding sequence ATGGACGTGCGTGCGCCGTTTTTCCAAAACATGGCCTGTGTCTTGATTGGGGTCATGTTCCTCAATCCGATCGTGACCACGGCAGCTGAACTGGCACTGGATGCCCAGGCCGGCAGCAATGCTGCGGTGACCCAGGCCGCCAATGGCGTGCCCATGGTCAATATCGCCACGCCCAATGGCAGCGGCCTGTCGCACAACAAATTCACTGACTTCAACGTCAGTCAGCAGGGGCTGATCCTCAACAACAGTGCTCAGGCAGTGGTGCAAACGCAGCTAGGCGGCTACGTGATGGGTAACCCAAACCTGGGCGGCCCCAATCTCACGGGTGGGGCGGCGAACGTCATCCTCAATGAGGTCAACGGCGGCAGCCCCAGCCAGCTCAGGGGCTACACCGAAGTGGCCGGCAAGTCCGCTGCGGTCATCGTCGCCAACCCCCATGGCATCAGCTGCGACGGCTGCGGCTTTATCAATACCCCGCGCGCGACCCTGACTACCGGCAAGCCGATTGTTGAGAACGGCAAGCTCGACCGTTTTGATGTCGAGGGCGGGCAGATCCGCATCGAAGGCGATGGCCTCAATGCGCGCAATGTCAGTCAGTTCGACCTGATCACCCGCAGTGCGCAGATCAACGCCGAGCTGCATGCCAACCAACTGAATGTGATTACCGGGCGTAACGACGTTGACGCCGCCAACCTCACGGCCACCGCCAAAGCCGATGATGGCAGCGCCAAACCGCAACTGGCCATCGACAGCTCAGCGCTGGGCGGCATGTACGCCGGGGCGATTCGCCTGGTCGGTACCGAAGCCGGTGTGGGCGTGAAACTGGCCGGTGATATGGCTGCCAGTGCCGGGGATATTCAGATTGATGCCAATGGCCAACTGAGCATGGCGCGCACCGCCGCCAGCCGCGACCTGCAGCTTAAGGCCGAGAATATCGAACTGAATGCCGACACCTTCGCCGGGCGCAATGCCGTGGTAGACGTCAGTGGCCAGACGCGGGTCAAAGAAAGCCTCGCCGCCACCCAGCAGCTCACCGTTAAAGGTGGCGAGCTGCTCAACCAAGGCGTGGTCGAGGCGGGTGTGCGTGCCGATGGCAGCCTGAACAACACGGCCACCCTGAGCCTGCAAACCCACACGGTGAAAAACCCCGGCACTATTACCTCCCACGGCAGCTTGAATGCCGATGTGCAAACGTTGGACAACCGCGCCGGCAAGCTGCTCAGCGCCGGTGATGCAACGCTCAAGGCGCAAACGCTGGAAAACAGCGCCGGGCGGATCGTTGCGCAGAAAAACCTCGAGCTGAGCGGTCACCAGCTGAACAACCAGAGCGGTGAAGTTCTGGCCAAGCAAGCGATCAAGGTCACGGCGGCCAACTTGGCTAACCAAAACGGCACCGTCTCTGCCAATGGCGCGATCACGGTCGAATTGACCGGGGCACTGGATAACACAAGTGGCCTGGTTGAGGCCGGTAGCACCCTCGTTGTCAGTGCCGACAGCCTGAGCAATAGCAATGGTGGGCTGCGTGCATTGGGCAATAGTGGCTCAAGCGTTTTTGCTATCGGCACTCTGTTCGATAACCACACGGGCAAAGTCGAAATCGGCAATTCCGCCTTACGACTGCATGCTGCCCGCTTCGAGCAGAGCAGTGCTGGTCGCTTGTTGGCACTCGGCTCGCTGGAGGCCAAGGGTGCTGATTGGCGTAACGAGGGTGAGGTCAATACTCAGGCTGCACGCCTGGAGCTGACAGGAAGCTACCGTGGGAATGGCAGCCTGCTCAGCGAGCAGGATCTATTCATTACGACTGATAGTTTGGAGCTGGGAAATGGCGCGCAGTTGCGTACCCGTGGCCAGGCACACCTGCAACTTTCTGGCGAGTTGCGCAGCCGTGGCATCATCACGGCCACCCAGGGCCTGACACTTGCGGCAAGTAAGGTGCATAACCTTGGCACACTAGGCTCCGCTGGGGCAGTACGTGTCGATACCCAGGCCTTGGCGAACGAGAACGGCCTGCTATTCAGCGGCGCGGACATGCAACTGCGTAGCAAGGCGTTGACCAACCGCTTTGGCGACATCTACAGCCTTGGCTCACTGGACTTCGCCCTGGACGACCAGCACCGCCGCGCCGAACTGCTGGAGAACATCTCCGGCACGATTGAAAGCGCCGCTGACATGCGTTTGGCGGTAGACAGCCTGGTCAACCGTAAAGACAAACTGGTTTTCCAGCAGCGATTGGTTTCAGGGCAAATTACCCTGACTTCCACCGACAACTGCAAAGGCAAACACTGTGAAGCCTCTTATTATGTAAACGAAACCTTCGGCCCGCATATTACCGAGGACTCGGCCAGCGCCAGCCTGACGGCCGGGGGGGCTCTGCGGTTCACGGGTGGCACCTTCGACAACCGCTACAGCAGCGTGTCAGCCGGCAACGATATCGTCATCAATACCGAGCGCTTCTCCAATACCGGGGTCGGTGGCGGTGAGCTGCGCTATGCCAGCTATCACGTCTACACCAAGAGTGACAGCGCCTACTGGACCTTCATCAACAACATGGGGGCCTACAACGCCTATAACGACCCCGCCTCGGCTTCTTACAACCCCGGTTACCTGTCATTTTCCGGGATCGCCTTAGGGGCGCAAACCGGCGGCAGTGTGACGGCAACGAGTGGCGGCGTCGTGGCGCCTGCGGTTGTTCAGGCCGGTGGTAATGTCAATATTGTTGGCCTGCAGACTATCGAGAATGCGCTTGTCCGTGCGGGTGAAGCCACCCAGCCAGGCGTGAGTCGTGTTGCAGACACCCAGCTCGGGACTACCCCGCCTCCCACGCTGAATCAACAGTTACCGCCGGAGCTGGCCCAGCAAACCGTCGACCCTCTGGCTTTGCCTGGATTTAGCCTGCCGCAGGGGAACAATGGCCTGTTCAGCCTCAGCCAGAACCCTGAACATCCCTATCTCATTGAAACCAACCCGGCCTTTGCCAGCCTGAGTAGCTTTCTCAACTCGGGCTACCTGCTCAACGCCGTTGGTTACAACCCGGATCAAACCCAACGCCGCCTGGGCGATGGTTTGTATGAGCAGCGCCTGATCCAGCAAGCCATCGTCGCGCGTACCGGCAAGCGCTTCCTCGCGGGTTTGAACTCGAACGAAGCGCAGTTCAAGTACCTGATGGACAACGCCATCGCCAGCAAACAAGCGCTGAACCTGGCCCCCGGTATCGCCCTGACGGCCGAACAGGTGGCGGCCCTGACCCATGACATCGTCTGGATGCAAGAGCAGGTCGTGAATGGCCAGAAGGTTCTGGTGCCGGTGTTGTATATGGCCCAGGCCAATGACCGTCTGGCTCCCACGGGCGCCCTGATTCAAGGGCAAGATGTCGCCTTGATCAGCGGCGGCAACCTGAACAATAGCGGCACCCTGCGCGCCAGTAAGAACCTCAGCGTGACGGCCAACAACATCGGCAATAACGGCCTGATACAAGCGGGCGAGCGCCTGAGCCTGCTGGCCACCGACAGCATCCGCAATGCACAGGGCGGCATCATCAATGGCAAGAACGTCACCCTGGTTACCGAACAGGGCGACATCCGCAACGAACGCAGCATTGGCACCAGTGCGGGCCGTGACGGTGGTTTCAGTTGGAGCCAGAGCGTGGCGGACAACGCTGCCCGTATCGAAGCCGGCAATAACCTGACCCTCTCCGCCGGTCGCGACCTGCGCAATATCGGTGGCGTGCTCCAGGCTGGCGGCGATGCTCAACTTCGGGCCGGTCGTGACCTGCTGATTACCGCCGCCACTGAAGTGGACACTACTCAGGCGCAATACAAGAAAGCCCGCACCTCCAGCCAGACCATCACCCAACATGGTAGCGAGGTGAATATTGGCGGCGATCTGACAGCCGAGGCTGGACAAGACCTGGAGGTGATCGCCAGCGAGGTTAAGGCCGGTGGGGATATCGACGTGTTGGCGGGTGGCGGCGTGCTGATCGGGGCGGCAGCTAACGAAAGTAGCAGTGAGTACCACTACAAGAGCAGTAAGAAAAAGATCCACAAGGAAGATGCTTCGGTACGCCAACAGGGCTCTGAGATAGAGGCAGGCGGTAATTTCACCAGCGTCTCAGGTAACGACACTATCCTTGTTGGCAGCCAGATCCATGCCGGTGAAGAGGCCTACCTCTACGCCCGCGGCAACATAGAGCTCGATGCTGCCCAGAACTCCGACTACAGCTATTTCTACAAGAAGAAAAAAGGCGGCATGTTCAGCAGCAGCAAGCTGCAGATGTCCGAGTCCTCCAATAGCCAGTCGGTCTCCTCCTACATCACGTCGGGAAGTGACCTGACGCTGCATGCCAATAAGGATATTGCCGCACGCGGAGCTCAGTTGATCAGCGATTCGGATATCTATCTGAATGCAGGTGGCGACGTTGTTCTGGATGCAGCACAGAACTCCAGTAGCCAGGCCAACGCCAAGGTCAAAAGCGGCCTGTTTTCCAGCAAGGCGAAAACCAGCAGCTCCGAGGCCTCGACTCTCACCGGTACCCGCCTGGACGGCCAAAACATCGTCATCGACGCCAGCGACGATATCGTACTGCGCGCAGCTGGCTTACGTGCTGACGACGCCATCATCCTGGATGCCGGGCGCGATATCTCCGTAGGCACTGCTGTGGCCTCGCAGCAGTCGAGCCAGGCCAGCAAGTCCAGCTCACTGAAGTGGCACATCTTTGACTCGCTCGCAACCAATGGGTCTTTGACGCTCGAGCAGAAATCCAAGGGTGCACAGTCATCTTCATCGCAGGAGGTTGGTAGCACGCTCAGCGGCGCCACCATTGACGTGACCAGCGGCCGCGATACCGCGATCCGGGGTAGCACCCTGGTTGCTGACAGCGATATCAACGTAGCGGCTGGGCGCAATCTGCTTATCACCAGTGGGGAAGCCAAGGATGACTCCCGTGCCCGCTCCAGCTCGAAGAAGTCCGGAGAAATTGGCGACTGGTGGCAGGGCGCAACGGGTGTGGTCAGCATCAAGCAAAGCAGCCAGAACAGTACGACTCAACAACTGGGCAGCCAGATCGCCTCGTTGGGTGGGGATGTCGAGCTGAAGGCTGGTGAAGCCTATCGCCAGCAGGCCAGCCAGGTCATCGCGCCGCAGGGCGATGTCTCTATCACCGCCAAGCGTGTCGATATTGAAGCGGGTTATGACCTGCTCAGTTCCAGCCAGAAGCAAAGCTCCAACCGTACCGCTGTTGGCGGCACCGTGAGTGTGCCGCTGATCGAAGCGGTCCAAGGTGCGCAGCGAATGATCAATGCAGCCGGTGATACCAAGGACACACGCCTGACCGCCCTGGCGGCCGCCAACACCGCGATGAGTGGTTACCAGGCTTATCAGAGTGCCCAGACCCTGGCGACCGGGGATTTCACGGGTGTCAAAATCAGCGTCAACCTGAGCAACAGCCAAAGCAAGAGTGGCGGTACCCAGTCTGGGCAGAACGTGGTTGCCAGCAGCGTCGCAGCTGGCCGGGACGTCAGCATCAAGGCAACCGGTGACGGTGACGCCAGTAATCTGAACGTGGTGGGTAGCACCATCGATGCGGGGCGCAATGTAGCGCTCGATGCGGATGGCAACATCAACCTCGTCTCGGCGCAAAACACCGCCAGCCAAGAGGGCAAGAACAGCAACAGCGGTTGGAGTGCCGGAGTCGGTTTCGGCGTGGGCCAGCAGAACGGCTTTACCCTCGAGCTGGCTGCCAATAAGGGCAAAGGCTCATCCGAAGGTGAAGCGATCACCCATGCCAATACGTTGGTGACTGCCGGCGAGAAAGTCGCTCTGAACAGTGGTGGCGACACTAACCTGAAAGGCGCAGTGGTCACCGCCAAGCAGGTTACTGCTGAGGTCGGTGGCGACTTGAATCTGGTCAGCCAGCAAGACATCGACGACTACAAATCCAAACAGCAAAACGCGGGCGTTGGGCTGAGCCTGTGCATCCCGCCTTTCTGTGCGGGCGTGTCCACGGTCTCCGGAAGTTTTAGCCAGCAGAAGATCAACAGTGAGTACGCAAGTGTCGGCCAGCAAACCGGTATCAAGGCGGGTGATGGCGGCTTCCAGATCAACGTTGGCGGCAATACGGATCTGCAAGGCGCCATTATCGCCAGCAATGACAAAGCCTTAGAGGATGGCAAGAACAGCCTGACGACTGCCACGCTGACGCATTCCGATATCGAGAACAAAGCCGAGTACAAGGGCAGCAGTATCAGCTTGAGTGGCAGCTATAGCACAGCTGCTCGTGACAAGGCCGGCAATGTAATCACGGACAAGGACGGAAAGCCTGTTCAGGAGGCCGCTGCGAATGCAGGCACACCAATCGCGCTAAGTGCCAGTGGTAAGGATAAGAGCACCACGCAGAGCGGTATCAGTGCTGGTGCCATCACCATCACCGATGCTGCCAAGCAGCAAGAGCTGACAGGGCAGACGGCTGAGCAGGCGGTGGCCGGCGTCAATCGCGATGTATCCAGCGATAGGGACGGCAGCAATACCCTCAAACCGATCTTTGATCGCAAGGAGATCGAAGCTGGCTTCGAGATTACTGAGCAGTTTGTGCGCAACGTGGGCACTTTGTTGGAGGCCAAGGCGCGGGAGGCTGATTCTAAAAAGGCATACGCCGAGAAAATCGAGGCTCAGGCAAACGACGTAAGTAATGGCCTCACTACTGAACAGCGGCTGAGCTTGCTAGGCCAGGCGCAGATACTCAGGGACGAAGCTAAATCCATCAATGACAACTGGGGGGCAGGTGGAACCTACAGGCAAATTGCGACGGCATTAACTGCTGCTGCAGGGGGCCAAGTCAATGCAGGCACCAGCCAGTTCGCGCAGAACATGGTGGTCAACTATCTCCAGCAACAGGGGGCCGGTTACATCGGTAAGTTGGTGGAAAATGGCTCGTTGACCGAGGGAAGCCCGCTGCATGCTGCACTGCATGCCATTGTCGGCTGTGGCGCAGCCGCTGCCAGTCAGCAGTCTTGTTCGGCCGGTGCAATGGGGGCTGCGGCTAGTAGCGTACTCACGGGGGTGTTCGCTGAAGCCCGTCCCGATGAAAGCAGCGAGCAACGTGAGGCCAAGCGTAATCTGCTTCTGAGCATCGTCACGGGTATCGCTGCGGCCACAGACCCTGATAGCGCCGCCACCGCTAATAATGCCGCCACCGCAAATGTTGACAACAACTGGTTGGCCACACAGCAGAAAGTTCAGCGTAATAAAGAGTTGGCCGAAGCGGAAACGCTAGCCGAGCAATTAAACATACATGCTAAATGGCTTAAAACATCGTTAGATCAGGATCTCTCTACGGGGGGAGGCATTGCCAAAGGCCTGAAGGACGGTTTGGCAGGCTCTGGACTCGATACGCTCAATACAGTGGCACGCTTCTCTGCATTCCCCGGTGAAAGTCTTGATGAGATATCCGAGGTGATCAGCGCTCCAGCAATTAAACAGTTGCTGGGGGCAAAGTATGACGAGATGCAGCAGTCCATCGAAAAAGCCAAGGTTGCGTTGGAAGTTGGTGGCCTGGATCATGCCGAACAGTTGGGCATGCAGATTGGACGCATTATCTCTGTAGCGATCACGCTGGTGGTTGCCGTCGAAGCCGATGCGGTAAAGGCGGCAGGGCAGGCAGCCAAATTTGGTGTTGCGGTTACCAAGGAGCAAGCTGGCGCACTGATGGCTGGCTCGAGTGGGAAACTGGCGGCTCAGCTGGCGACTATCGAGAAGTATGGGTTTGATGGGGATGTGCCGTTAGTACCTAAGGAGGTAGGTGGTCCAAAAGCGACAGGAGCTGTAGATGTTCCCGCCACTTCGTCTATTGCCCGAGATGGGCTGCGTAATGATCTTGCTGTGCAGGCAGGCATTCCAAGGAGCTTGGATAAGGTCTGGGGTTCATCAATAGATGATTTGGTTCAAGCGTATAAGATGGACGGCGCAAAGCTTGTGCCTAAACCTCCCAAGCCAGGCACTTCTGGCAATGCACAAGCATTTACAGTGGAAGGGCACCCAGCGATTAAGGAAGTCCAATACCACTCTGGCGGAGGTCGGCATGACGCGGAGTACTATAAGTTTACGTACAAAGATGGAACTGAAGTCAGAGTGATTGACTCGAGTGCAGGCTTCAAGCCAGGAACAATTACCAAGTATCAGCAGTATTATGATAAGCAGGGTAACCGCTTGAAGTATGAGGCTGGCCAGTGGAAAGCTTGGAGGTAG
- a CDS encoding ShlB/FhaC/HecB family hemolysin secretion/activation protein: MCSLIPAVSLAQTPGDRDLIRERQERLLQEQQRRLDELRQLPGKVDQLPAQPATDDERCFAIEQINLVGATLLSAADQASILKPYSGQCLGVGQLNQLLKDITNHYLGRGYVTTRAYLPQQDLASGTLQVTVVEGQLEGLNSSELASDRELAMSFPGTTERTLNLRELEQLVEQLNRLPSRQAQLELVPGEQVGGSRVQLQGQRSKPWRVSLARHNDGQLSTGEQQWGLGLDWDSPLGLADQLSLRAGRDAVSDSYRHSHNQSLNYSLPYGWWTFNYSYSQSYYRTLNESNGFAFDTDGESKTHALRGERVLHRDSLSKTAASLGVSHLRSNNFILGNLIDVSSQRLSEAQLGFNHGRRIGSAFINADLGWQHGTGAFDAQRSGSPQGGQPVARYNKYSLTLSYLQPFQLWGESFSFDSLANGQRSEDVLFSPQRISVGGLSSVRGFKEQSLSGDSGAYWRNQVRWRKAVSWQPLQPFVSEYGVAFAYDMGVISGGRYNPDQHGRLSGNAIELSARGQHLAASVTFARSLERPDAIERQEHPVYFRVDLFF, from the coding sequence ATGTGTTCCCTTATTCCCGCGGTATCGCTGGCGCAAACGCCAGGTGATCGTGACCTTATCCGCGAACGTCAGGAGCGTCTGCTGCAAGAGCAGCAGCGGCGTCTGGATGAGTTGCGTCAGTTGCCAGGGAAGGTTGATCAGCTCCCCGCGCAACCAGCAACAGACGATGAGCGCTGCTTTGCCATTGAGCAGATCAATCTGGTCGGAGCCACCCTGCTGAGTGCGGCGGATCAAGCCAGTATCCTCAAGCCCTACAGCGGCCAATGCTTAGGCGTTGGTCAGCTCAATCAGCTGCTCAAGGACATCACCAATCACTATCTCGGTCGTGGTTATGTCACCACGCGTGCCTACCTGCCGCAGCAAGACCTGGCCAGCGGTACGCTGCAGGTCACGGTGGTCGAGGGCCAACTGGAAGGCTTGAACAGCTCGGAGCTGGCCTCGGATCGCGAGCTGGCCATGAGCTTTCCCGGTACGACCGAGCGCACGCTGAACCTGCGCGAGCTGGAGCAACTGGTCGAGCAGCTCAACCGTTTGCCGTCGCGTCAGGCGCAGCTTGAGTTGGTGCCCGGTGAGCAGGTCGGTGGCAGCCGCGTGCAGCTGCAAGGTCAGCGCAGCAAGCCGTGGCGCGTCAGCCTGGCGCGGCACAACGATGGCCAGTTGAGTACCGGTGAGCAGCAGTGGGGGCTGGGCCTGGATTGGGACAGCCCACTGGGCCTGGCCGATCAGTTGAGCCTGCGTGCCGGCCGCGATGCAGTCAGCGACAGTTACCGCCATTCGCACAACCAGAGCCTCAACTACAGCCTGCCGTACGGCTGGTGGACCTTCAATTACAGCTACAGCCAGAGCTACTACCGCACCCTGAATGAGTCCAACGGCTTTGCCTTCGACACCGATGGCGAGAGCAAAACCCACGCCTTGCGCGGCGAACGTGTGCTGCACCGCGACAGCCTGAGCAAAACCGCCGCCAGCCTGGGCGTCAGCCACCTGCGCAGCAACAACTTTATCCTCGGCAACCTGATCGACGTGTCCAGTCAGCGTCTGTCGGAAGCGCAGTTGGGCTTTAACCATGGTCGCCGTATCGGCAGTGCCTTCATCAACGCCGACCTCGGCTGGCAACACGGTACCGGCGCATTCGATGCGCAGCGCAGTGGCAGCCCGCAAGGCGGCCAGCCGGTGGCGCGGTACAACAAATACAGCCTGACCTTGAGTTACCTGCAGCCGTTCCAGCTGTGGGGCGAGTCGTTCAGCTTCGACAGCCTGGCCAACGGCCAGCGCAGTGAAGACGTGCTGTTCAGCCCGCAACGCATCAGCGTCGGCGGTCTCAGCTCGGTGCGCGGTTTCAAGGAGCAATCGCTGTCCGGCGACAGCGGCGCCTATTGGCGCAACCAAGTGCGCTGGCGTAAGGCGGTGAGCTGGCAACCGCTGCAGCCCTTTGTCAGTGAGTACGGCGTGGCTTTCGCCTACGACATGGGCGTGATCAGCGGCGGGCGTTACAACCCGGACCAGCACGGTCGCCTCTCCGGCAATGCCATCGAGCTGAGTGCCCGTGGCCAGCACCTGGCCGCCTCGGTGACCTTCGCCCGTTCACTGGAACGCCCGGACGCCATCGAGCGTCAGGAGCATCCGGTGTACTTCCGGGTCGACCTGTTCTTCTGA